A genome region from Oncorhynchus gorbuscha isolate QuinsamMale2020 ecotype Even-year linkage group LG26, OgorEven_v1.0, whole genome shotgun sequence includes the following:
- the icam5 gene encoding intercellular adhesion molecule 5 isoform X1 — MISLQRMLGLTLMLLHGVVTFPLELNPPRVVVRYGDSVSVNCSTSSTDHDGMGWEATFGGTSLEQDVTFVTWTVDNLTDWTIEPKCYINRNDGKQNSKVLPVILYKTSDRVSISVLNHSGPMVEGTQYQLQCDNQNIAPLQNLVVKWYKGNELLDNVTYSNVSKRPEDVSATLMISPNRYDDGAQYRCRAELDLGPEGPQPHPTVTSEPLSITVHYAPEFLPGNDTVEVSAGSDVSLDCSAEGNPPPELRWTNNTAEGNANETTVGRLRTLNISRVTANATYNCTVTNRLGSITKQIHVLVDVPPQQHPTMFSTAPSTPETMTTLPGTAKPKVVTFPLELNPPRVAVRYGDSVSVNCSTSSTDHDGMGWEATFGGTSLEQDVTFVTWTVDNVTDWTIEPKCYINLIDGKQPSKVLPVILYKTPDRVSISVLNHSGPMVEGTQYRLQCDNQNIAPLQNLVVKWYKGNEPLDNVTYSNVSKTPVDVSATLMISPSRNDDRDQYRCRAELDLGPEGPQPHPTVTSEPLSITVHYAPEFLLGNDTVEVSAGSDVSLNCSAEGNPPPEMKWNYTAARNVKLSTEGRQRTVRITTATSTNAGSYICTATNRVGTATRTTTLLTMKGGSSSIIYIIWVIVFVSLVIVLVVLIVFCMMKKRQGHYDIIPVDQPNNIPMMPLSTTGEGNHDPEGYPTKV, encoded by the exons ATGATCTCACTCCAGAGGATGTTGGGCCTCACGCTCATGCTGTTACATGGAG TAGTTACCTTTCCTCTTGAGCTCAACCCTCCCAGAGTGGTGGTGAGATATGGAGACTCAGTCTCAGTCAACTGCAGCACATCATCCACAGACCATGATGGGATGGGCTGGGAGGCCACATTCGGAGGTACAAGTTTAGAACAAGATGTCACCTTTGTCACCTGGACTGTGGATAACCTTACTGATTGGACAATAGAACCCAAATGCTACATCAATCGCAATGATGGCAAACAAAACTCAAAAGTACTTCCAGTCATTCTCTACA AGACTTCAGACAGAGTCTCCATCTCTGTTCTGAACCACTCTGGTCCCATGGTGGAGGGGACACAGTACCAGCTGCAGTGTGACAATCAGAACATCGCTCCTCTACAGAACCTGGTTGTGAAGTGGTACAAAGGGAATGAACTCTTAGATAATGTAACTTACAGTAACGTCAGTAAGAGACCAGAGGATGTGTCAGCTACTCTGATGATCAGCCCCAATAGATATGATGATGGAGCTCAGTATAGATGTAGAGCAGAACTGGACCTGGGACCAGAGGGACCACAACCCCATCCTACAGTGACATCAGAACCTCTCAGCATTACTGTTCACT ACGCTCCTGAGTTCCTTCCAGGAAATGACACAGTGGAGGTGAGTGCAGGCAGTGATGTGTCTCTGGACTGCAGTGCTGAGGGGAACCCTCCTCCTGAGCTGAGGTGGACCAACAACACTGCAGAGGGAAATGCCAATGAGACCACTGTGGGGCGCCTGCGTACTCTCAATATCTCCAGAGTAACAGCTAATGCAACTTACAACTGCACAGTCACAAATAGACTGGGCTCCATCACCAAGCAGATACATGTATTAGTAGATGTACCTCCACAACAACACCCAACGATGTTCTCCACAGCACCTTCAACTCCGGAAACTATGACCACCCTTCCAGGAACAGCCAAGCCAAAAG TAGTTACCTTTCCTCTTGAGCTCAACCCTCCCAGAGTGGCGGTGAGATATGGAGACTCAGTCTCAGTCAACTGCAGCACCTCATCCACAGACCATGATGGGATGGGCTGGGAGGCCACATTCGGAGGTACAAGTTTAGAACAAGATGTCACCTTTGTCACCTGGACTGTGGATAACGTTACTGATTGGACAATAGAACCCAAATGCTACATCAATCTCATTGACGGCAAACAACCCTCAAAAGTACTTCCAGTCATTCTCTACA AGACTCCAGACAGAGTCTCCATCTCTGTTCTGAACCACTCTGGTCCCATGGTGGAGGGGACACAGTACCGGCTGCAGTGTGACAATCAGAACATCGCTCCTCTACAGAACCTGGTTGTGAAGTGGTACAAAGGGAATGAACCATTAGATAATGTAACTTACAGTAACGTCAGTAAGACACCAGTGGATGTGTCAGCTACTCTGATGATCAGCCCCAGTAGAAATGATGATCGAGATCAGTATAGATGTAGAGCAGAACTGGACCTGGGACCAGAGGGACCACAACCCCATCCTACAGTGACATCAGAACCTCTCAGCATTACTGTTCACT ACGCTCCTGAGTTCCTTCTAGGGAATGACACAGTGGAGGTGAGTGCAGGCAGTGATGTGTCTCTGAACTGCAGTGCTGAGGGGAACCCTCCTCCTGAGATGAAGTGGAACTACACCGCTGCACGCAATGTGAAGTTGTCCACTGAGGGGCGCCAGAGGACTGTTAGAATCACCACAGCCACGTCTACCAACGCTGGGAGCTACATCTGCACTGCCACGAATAGAGTTGGGACGGCCACCAGAACAACAACATTATTAACTATGAAAG GTGGCTCCTCGAGTATAATTTATATAATTTGGGTGATTGTATTTGTTTCCCTGGTCATTGTCCTGGTAGTCCTGATAGTCTTCTGTATGATGAAGAAAAGACAAGGACATTATGATATCATACCAGTCGACCAGCCAAACAACATTCCAATGATGCCACTGTCTACAACAGGGGAAGGCAACCATGATCCAGAGGGGTATCCTACGAAGGTGTGA
- the icam5 gene encoding intercellular adhesion molecule 5 isoform X2 encodes MISLQRMLGLTLMLLHGVVTFPLELNPPRVVVRYGDSVSVNCSTSSTDHDGMGWEATFGGTSLEQDVTFVTWTVDNLTDWTIEPKCYINRNDGKQNSKVLPVILYKTSDRVSISVLNHSGPMVEGTQYQLQCDNQNIAPLQNLVVKWYKGNELLDNVTYSNVSKRPEDVSATLMISPNRYDDGAQYRCRAELDLGPEGPQPHPTVTSEPLSITVHYAPEFLPGNDTVEVSAGSDVSLDCSAEGNPPPELRWTNNTAEGNANETTVGRLRTLNISRVTANATYNCTVTNRLGSITKQIHVLVDVPPQQHPTMFSTAPSTPETMTTLPGTAKPKVTFPLELNPPRVAVRYGDSVSVNCSTSSTDHDGMGWEATFGGTSLEQDVTFVTWTVDNVTDWTIEPKCYINLIDGKQPSKVLPVILYKTPDRVSISVLNHSGPMVEGTQYRLQCDNQNIAPLQNLVVKWYKGNEPLDNVTYSNVSKTPVDVSATLMISPSRNDDRDQYRCRAELDLGPEGPQPHPTVTSEPLSITVHYAPEFLLGNDTVEVSAGSDVSLNCSAEGNPPPEMKWNYTAARNVKLSTEGRQRTVRITTATSTNAGSYICTATNRVGTATRTTTLLTMKGGSSSIIYIIWVIVFVSLVIVLVVLIVFCMMKKRQGHYDIIPVDQPNNIPMMPLSTTGEGNHDPEGYPTKV; translated from the exons ATGATCTCACTCCAGAGGATGTTGGGCCTCACGCTCATGCTGTTACATGGAG TAGTTACCTTTCCTCTTGAGCTCAACCCTCCCAGAGTGGTGGTGAGATATGGAGACTCAGTCTCAGTCAACTGCAGCACATCATCCACAGACCATGATGGGATGGGCTGGGAGGCCACATTCGGAGGTACAAGTTTAGAACAAGATGTCACCTTTGTCACCTGGACTGTGGATAACCTTACTGATTGGACAATAGAACCCAAATGCTACATCAATCGCAATGATGGCAAACAAAACTCAAAAGTACTTCCAGTCATTCTCTACA AGACTTCAGACAGAGTCTCCATCTCTGTTCTGAACCACTCTGGTCCCATGGTGGAGGGGACACAGTACCAGCTGCAGTGTGACAATCAGAACATCGCTCCTCTACAGAACCTGGTTGTGAAGTGGTACAAAGGGAATGAACTCTTAGATAATGTAACTTACAGTAACGTCAGTAAGAGACCAGAGGATGTGTCAGCTACTCTGATGATCAGCCCCAATAGATATGATGATGGAGCTCAGTATAGATGTAGAGCAGAACTGGACCTGGGACCAGAGGGACCACAACCCCATCCTACAGTGACATCAGAACCTCTCAGCATTACTGTTCACT ACGCTCCTGAGTTCCTTCCAGGAAATGACACAGTGGAGGTGAGTGCAGGCAGTGATGTGTCTCTGGACTGCAGTGCTGAGGGGAACCCTCCTCCTGAGCTGAGGTGGACCAACAACACTGCAGAGGGAAATGCCAATGAGACCACTGTGGGGCGCCTGCGTACTCTCAATATCTCCAGAGTAACAGCTAATGCAACTTACAACTGCACAGTCACAAATAGACTGGGCTCCATCACCAAGCAGATACATGTATTAGTAGATGTACCTCCACAACAACACCCAACGATGTTCTCCACAGCACCTTCAACTCCGGAAACTATGACCACCCTTCCAGGAACAGCCAAGCCAAAAG TTACCTTTCCTCTTGAGCTCAACCCTCCCAGAGTGGCGGTGAGATATGGAGACTCAGTCTCAGTCAACTGCAGCACCTCATCCACAGACCATGATGGGATGGGCTGGGAGGCCACATTCGGAGGTACAAGTTTAGAACAAGATGTCACCTTTGTCACCTGGACTGTGGATAACGTTACTGATTGGACAATAGAACCCAAATGCTACATCAATCTCATTGACGGCAAACAACCCTCAAAAGTACTTCCAGTCATTCTCTACA AGACTCCAGACAGAGTCTCCATCTCTGTTCTGAACCACTCTGGTCCCATGGTGGAGGGGACACAGTACCGGCTGCAGTGTGACAATCAGAACATCGCTCCTCTACAGAACCTGGTTGTGAAGTGGTACAAAGGGAATGAACCATTAGATAATGTAACTTACAGTAACGTCAGTAAGACACCAGTGGATGTGTCAGCTACTCTGATGATCAGCCCCAGTAGAAATGATGATCGAGATCAGTATAGATGTAGAGCAGAACTGGACCTGGGACCAGAGGGACCACAACCCCATCCTACAGTGACATCAGAACCTCTCAGCATTACTGTTCACT ACGCTCCTGAGTTCCTTCTAGGGAATGACACAGTGGAGGTGAGTGCAGGCAGTGATGTGTCTCTGAACTGCAGTGCTGAGGGGAACCCTCCTCCTGAGATGAAGTGGAACTACACCGCTGCACGCAATGTGAAGTTGTCCACTGAGGGGCGCCAGAGGACTGTTAGAATCACCACAGCCACGTCTACCAACGCTGGGAGCTACATCTGCACTGCCACGAATAGAGTTGGGACGGCCACCAGAACAACAACATTATTAACTATGAAAG GTGGCTCCTCGAGTATAATTTATATAATTTGGGTGATTGTATTTGTTTCCCTGGTCATTGTCCTGGTAGTCCTGATAGTCTTCTGTATGATGAAGAAAAGACAAGGACATTATGATATCATACCAGTCGACCAGCCAAACAACATTCCAATGATGCCACTGTCTACAACAGGGGAAGGCAACCATGATCCAGAGGGGTATCCTACGAAGGTGTGA
- the icam5 gene encoding intercellular adhesion molecule 5 isoform X3 produces MISLQRMLGLTLMLLHGVTFPLELNPPRVVVRYGDSVSVNCSTSSTDHDGMGWEATFGGTSLEQDVTFVTWTVDNLTDWTIEPKCYINRNDGKQNSKVLPVILYKTSDRVSISVLNHSGPMVEGTQYQLQCDNQNIAPLQNLVVKWYKGNELLDNVTYSNVSKRPEDVSATLMISPNRYDDGAQYRCRAELDLGPEGPQPHPTVTSEPLSITVHYAPEFLPGNDTVEVSAGSDVSLDCSAEGNPPPELRWTNNTAEGNANETTVGRLRTLNISRVTANATYNCTVTNRLGSITKQIHVLVDVPPQQHPTMFSTAPSTPETMTTLPGTAKPKVVTFPLELNPPRVAVRYGDSVSVNCSTSSTDHDGMGWEATFGGTSLEQDVTFVTWTVDNVTDWTIEPKCYINLIDGKQPSKVLPVILYKTPDRVSISVLNHSGPMVEGTQYRLQCDNQNIAPLQNLVVKWYKGNEPLDNVTYSNVSKTPVDVSATLMISPSRNDDRDQYRCRAELDLGPEGPQPHPTVTSEPLSITVHYAPEFLLGNDTVEVSAGSDVSLNCSAEGNPPPEMKWNYTAARNVKLSTEGRQRTVRITTATSTNAGSYICTATNRVGTATRTTTLLTMKGGSSSIIYIIWVIVFVSLVIVLVVLIVFCMMKKRQGHYDIIPVDQPNNIPMMPLSTTGEGNHDPEGYPTKV; encoded by the exons ATGATCTCACTCCAGAGGATGTTGGGCCTCACGCTCATGCTGTTACATGGAG TTACCTTTCCTCTTGAGCTCAACCCTCCCAGAGTGGTGGTGAGATATGGAGACTCAGTCTCAGTCAACTGCAGCACATCATCCACAGACCATGATGGGATGGGCTGGGAGGCCACATTCGGAGGTACAAGTTTAGAACAAGATGTCACCTTTGTCACCTGGACTGTGGATAACCTTACTGATTGGACAATAGAACCCAAATGCTACATCAATCGCAATGATGGCAAACAAAACTCAAAAGTACTTCCAGTCATTCTCTACA AGACTTCAGACAGAGTCTCCATCTCTGTTCTGAACCACTCTGGTCCCATGGTGGAGGGGACACAGTACCAGCTGCAGTGTGACAATCAGAACATCGCTCCTCTACAGAACCTGGTTGTGAAGTGGTACAAAGGGAATGAACTCTTAGATAATGTAACTTACAGTAACGTCAGTAAGAGACCAGAGGATGTGTCAGCTACTCTGATGATCAGCCCCAATAGATATGATGATGGAGCTCAGTATAGATGTAGAGCAGAACTGGACCTGGGACCAGAGGGACCACAACCCCATCCTACAGTGACATCAGAACCTCTCAGCATTACTGTTCACT ACGCTCCTGAGTTCCTTCCAGGAAATGACACAGTGGAGGTGAGTGCAGGCAGTGATGTGTCTCTGGACTGCAGTGCTGAGGGGAACCCTCCTCCTGAGCTGAGGTGGACCAACAACACTGCAGAGGGAAATGCCAATGAGACCACTGTGGGGCGCCTGCGTACTCTCAATATCTCCAGAGTAACAGCTAATGCAACTTACAACTGCACAGTCACAAATAGACTGGGCTCCATCACCAAGCAGATACATGTATTAGTAGATGTACCTCCACAACAACACCCAACGATGTTCTCCACAGCACCTTCAACTCCGGAAACTATGACCACCCTTCCAGGAACAGCCAAGCCAAAAG TAGTTACCTTTCCTCTTGAGCTCAACCCTCCCAGAGTGGCGGTGAGATATGGAGACTCAGTCTCAGTCAACTGCAGCACCTCATCCACAGACCATGATGGGATGGGCTGGGAGGCCACATTCGGAGGTACAAGTTTAGAACAAGATGTCACCTTTGTCACCTGGACTGTGGATAACGTTACTGATTGGACAATAGAACCCAAATGCTACATCAATCTCATTGACGGCAAACAACCCTCAAAAGTACTTCCAGTCATTCTCTACA AGACTCCAGACAGAGTCTCCATCTCTGTTCTGAACCACTCTGGTCCCATGGTGGAGGGGACACAGTACCGGCTGCAGTGTGACAATCAGAACATCGCTCCTCTACAGAACCTGGTTGTGAAGTGGTACAAAGGGAATGAACCATTAGATAATGTAACTTACAGTAACGTCAGTAAGACACCAGTGGATGTGTCAGCTACTCTGATGATCAGCCCCAGTAGAAATGATGATCGAGATCAGTATAGATGTAGAGCAGAACTGGACCTGGGACCAGAGGGACCACAACCCCATCCTACAGTGACATCAGAACCTCTCAGCATTACTGTTCACT ACGCTCCTGAGTTCCTTCTAGGGAATGACACAGTGGAGGTGAGTGCAGGCAGTGATGTGTCTCTGAACTGCAGTGCTGAGGGGAACCCTCCTCCTGAGATGAAGTGGAACTACACCGCTGCACGCAATGTGAAGTTGTCCACTGAGGGGCGCCAGAGGACTGTTAGAATCACCACAGCCACGTCTACCAACGCTGGGAGCTACATCTGCACTGCCACGAATAGAGTTGGGACGGCCACCAGAACAACAACATTATTAACTATGAAAG GTGGCTCCTCGAGTATAATTTATATAATTTGGGTGATTGTATTTGTTTCCCTGGTCATTGTCCTGGTAGTCCTGATAGTCTTCTGTATGATGAAGAAAAGACAAGGACATTATGATATCATACCAGTCGACCAGCCAAACAACATTCCAATGATGCCACTGTCTACAACAGGGGAAGGCAACCATGATCCAGAGGGGTATCCTACGAAGGTGTGA